AACCTTTTTATCTTTTCTGGGTTCAATTCTGTCATGGTAAAAGTTGTAAGTTTTTCTCCAATCGCCGAGCCCCTGCTGAAGGGGCTGATTGGCTCAGTCTATTCCGGAGAAGTTGAGGTTGTTGTTATAGGTGAATACGACGAGCGACGAATTCTCGAAGCGGTGAGGGATGCGGATATTGTTATAGGGGACTACACCTTCAAAATACCGATTACTGAAGAGATGATGAGAGCTATGGAGAAAGTCAAGCTCATTCAGCAGCCCTCGACTGGATACAACAACATCGACGTAGAGGCTGCAAAGAAGCTGAGCATAACCGTTGCAAACGTTGGGGGAGTAAACGCCTTGAGTGTTGCGGAGCATACGGTAATGTTCGCTCTCGCTTTGCTCAGGAGGCTAATCTATGCCCACAACAGCGTTTTAAGCGGTAGGTGGGAGCAGGATGAGATGGCAAACCTCGGAGTTTACGAGCTTCACGGCAAAACGTGGGGCATCATCGGTATGGGGGCCCAGGGCAGGGAGGTTACCAAAAGACTTCAGGGCTGGGGTGTCAAAATCATCTACCACGACGTGAGGAGGGCTGAGGACATCGAAGAGTATGGAGTGGAGTTCAGAGATTTCGATGCGCTGCTCAGAGAGGCGGACATCGTCAGCCTTCACGTTCCACTTACGGAGGAAACGAGGGGTATGATAGGCGAAAGAGAGCTGAAAATGAT
The nucleotide sequence above comes from Archaeoglobus fulgidus DSM 4304. Encoded proteins:
- a CDS encoding 2-hydroxyacid dehydrogenase; amino-acid sequence: MVKVVSFSPIAEPLLKGLIGSVYSGEVEVVVIGEYDERRILEAVRDADIVIGDYTFKIPITEEMMRAMEKVKLIQQPSTGYNNIDVEAAKKLSITVANVGGVNALSVAEHTVMFALALLRRLIYAHNSVLSGRWEQDEMANLGVYELHGKTWGIIGMGAQGREVTKRLQGWGVKIIYHDVRRAEDIEEYGVEFRDFDALLREADIVSLHVPLTEETRGMIGERELKMMKNSAILINVARGEVVDENALVRAIKERWIAGAALDVFAKEPPEGSELLELKSHNVIFTPHIAGATNEARLRIIREAMENIGRALRGEEVKHVVSR